One part of the Arabidopsis thaliana chromosome 4, partial sequence genome encodes these proteins:
- a CDS encoding Ribosomal L28 family (Ribosomal L28 family; FUNCTIONS IN: structural constituent of ribosome; INVOLVED IN: translation; LOCATED IN: ribosome, intracellular; EXPRESSED IN: 22 plant structures; EXPRESSED DURING: 14 growth stages; CONTAINS InterPro DOMAIN/s: Ribosomal protein L28 (InterPro:IPR001383); Has 1063 Blast hits to 1063 proteins in 348 species: Archae - 0; Bacteria - 428; Metazoa - 98; Fungi - 129; Plants - 40; Viruses - 0; Other Eukaryotes - 368 (source: NCBI BLink).): protein MAFRGKEMMKKLVKKVGAENITPELKEKLKACVPDTKVVMGRAKRGLYAGRHIQYGNRVSEDGGNKSRRCWKPNVQEKRLFSYIFDSHIKVKVTTHALRCIDKAGGIDEYLLKTPYQKMDTEMGLYWKTKVEARYAELGQMEVAFFNPEDEAKLEQGFKDLNIAKKDARREARRTFRKKGGGNKGDEEASIEGGGGSESHQEDDNGWLEAKA from the exons ATGGCGTTTAGAGggaaggagatgatgaagaagctggTAAAGAAAGTTGGAGCGGAGAATATCACGCCGGAGCTCAAGGAGAAGCTCAAGGCTTGTGTTCCTGATACCAAAGTCGTCATGGGCAGAGCCAAACGCGGTCTCTACGCCGGCCGCCACATCCAGTACGGAAACcgtgtcagtgaagacggtGGAAACAa GTCAAGAAGATGTTGGAAACCGAATGTCCAGGAGAAGCGATTGTTCAGCTACATATTCGACAGTCACATTAAAGTCAAAGTCACAACACACGCTCTTCGCTGCATCGACAAAGCAGGAGGAATAGACGAGTACCTGCTGAAAACACCATACCAAAAGATGGACACAGAGATGGGTCTTTACTGGAAAACCAAAGTAGAGGCAAGATATGCAGAGCTGGGTCAAATGGAAGTAGCCTTCTTCAATCCAGAGGATGAAGCCAAGTTGGAACAAGGATTCAAAGACTTGAATATAGCTAAGAAAGATGCTCGTCGGGAAGCTAGAAGGACGTTTCGAAAGAAAGGTGGAGGAAACAAaggtgatgaagaagcttctaTTGAAGGTGGTGGAGGGTCAGAGTCAcaccaagaagatgataatGGGTGGTTAGAAGCTAAAGCTTAG
- a CDS encoding CAP (Cysteine-rich secretory proteins, Antigen 5, and Pathogenesis-related 1 protein) superfamily protein (CAP (Cysteine-rich secretory proteins, Antigen 5, and Pathogenesis-related 1 protein) superfamily protein; FUNCTIONS IN: molecular_function unknown; INVOLVED IN: biological_process unknown; LOCATED IN: endomembrane system, extracellular region; EXPRESSED IN: root; CONTAINS InterPro DOMAIN/s: Allergen V5/Tpx-1 related, conserved site (InterPro:IPR018244), Allergen V5/Tpx-1 related (InterPro:IPR001283), Ves allergen (InterPro:IPR002413), SCP-like extracellular (InterPro:IPR014044); BEST Arabidopsis thaliana protein match is: CAP (Cysteine-rich secretory proteins, Antigen 5, and Pathogenesis-related 1 protein) superfamily protein (TAIR:AT5G57625.1); Has 3047 Blast hits to 2958 proteins in 378 species: Archae - 0; Bacteria - 60; Metazoa - 1662; Fungi - 337; Plants - 890; Viruses - 0; Other Eukaryotes - 98 (source: NCBI BLink).): MEQKTLIFIIIIIVISTPLPSLSFQIPSNRTPTTSTLIFSQDKALARNTIQQQFLRPHNILRAKLRLPPLKWSNSLALYASRWARTRRGDCKLIHSGGPYGENLFWGSGKGWTPRDAVAAWASEMKYYDRRTSHCKANGDCLHYTQLVWKKSSRIGCAISFCKTGDTFIICNYDPPGNIVGQPPF; this comes from the coding sequence ATGGAACAAAAAACTCTGatattcatcatcattatcatagTTATCAGCACTCcacttccttctctctcttttcaaaTCCCATCAAACAGAACACCGACAACATCAACACTAATTTTTTCTCAAGACAAAGCTCTAGCCCGCAACACCATTCAGCAGCAGTTTCTCCGACCACACAACATCTTACGAGCCAAGCTTCGTCTCCCTCCTCTCAAATGGAGCAATAGCCTCGCCCTCTATGCGAGCCGGTGGGCCAGAACCCGCCGTGGAGATTGCAAACTTATCCACTCCGGGGGACCTTACGGGGAGAATCTCTTCTGGGGAAGCGGAAAAGGTTGGACTCCACGGGATGCGGTGGCTGCATGGGCCTCGGAGATGAAATACTATGACCGGAGGACTTCCCACTGCAAGGCGAATGGGGATTGTTTGCATTACACGCAACTTGTATGGAAGAAGAGTTCGAGGATTGGGTGTGCAATCAGTTTTTGCAAGACCGGTGAcacatttattatttgtaacTATGATCCTCCTGGTAACATTGTTGGACAACCACCCTTTTGA
- a CDS encoding Coatomer, beta subunit — MVFPFHLSSQIFFSFTFCAAPEKMDKSSTMLVHYDKGTPAVANEIKEALEGNDVEAKVDAMKKAIMLLLNGETIPQLFITIIRYVLPSEDHTIQKLLLLYLELIEKTDSKGKVLPEMILICQNLRNNLQHPNEYIRGVTLRFLCRMKETEIVEPLTPSVLQNLEHRHPFVRRNAILAIMSIYKLPQGDQLFVDAPEMIEKVLSTEQDPSAKRNAFLMLFTCAEERAVNYLLSNVDKVSDWNESLQMVVLELIRSVCKTKPAEKGKYIKIIISLLSATSSAVIYECAGTLVSLSSAPTAIRAAANTYCQLLLSQSDNNVKLILLDRLYELKTLHRDIMVELIIDVLRALSSPNLDIRRKTLDISLDLITHHNINEVVQMLKKEVVKTQSGELEKNGEYRQMLIQAIHACAVKFPEVASTVVHLLMDFLGDSNVASALDVVVFVREIIETNPKLRVSIITRLLDTFYQIRAGKVCPCALWIIGEYCLSLSEVESGISTITQCLGELPFYSVSEESEPTETSKKIQPTSSAMVSSRKPVILADGTYATQSAASETTFSSPTVVQGSLTSGNLRALLLTGDFFLGAVVACTLTKLVLRLEEVQSSKTEVNKTVTQALLIMVSMLQLGQSPVSPHPIDNDSYERIVLCIKLLCHRNDEMKKIWLESCRQSFVKMISEKQLREMEELKAKTQTTHAQPDDLIDFFHLKSRKGMSQLELEDQVQDDLKRATGEFTKDENDANKLNRILQLTGFSDPVYAEAYVTVHHYDIALEVTVINRTKETLQNLCLELATMGDLKLVERPQNYSLAPERSMQIKANIKVSSTETGVIFGNIVYETSNVMERNVVVLNDIHIDIMDYISPAVCSEVAFRTMWAEFEWENKVAVNTTIQNEREFLDHIIKSTNMKCLTAPSAIEGECGFLAANLYAKSVFGEDALVNVSIEKQTDGALSGYIRIRSKTQGIALSLGDKITLKQKGSS, encoded by the exons AtggtttttccttttcatttgaGCTCacagatttttttctctttcactttttGTGCAGCACCGGAGAAGATGGACAAATCTAGTACCATGCTTGTTCACTATGACAAAGGGACTCCAGCAGTTGCTAATGAGATTAAAGAAGCTCTCGAAGGAAATGATGTTGAAGCTAAAGTTGATGCCATGAAGAAGGCAATTATGCTTTTGCTGAATGGTGAAACCATTCCTCAGCTTTTCATAACCATTATAAGATATGTGCTACCTTCTGAGGACCACACAATCCAAAAGCTTCTGTTGCTGTACCTGGAGCTGATTGAAAAGACTGATTCTAAGGGGAAGGTGTTACctgaaatgattttgatatgCCAGAATCTTCGTAATAACCTTCAGCATCCTAATGAGTACATCCGTGGAGTGACACTGAGGTTTCTCTGCCGGATGAAGGAGACTGAAATTGTGGAGCCTTTAACTCCATCAGTGTTACAAAATCTGGAGCATCGCCATCCATTTGTTCGCAGGAATGCCATTCTGGCCATCATGTCGATATATAAGCTTCCACAAGGCGACCAACTCTTTGTGGATGCGCCTGAAATGATCGAGAAAGTTCTATCAACCGAACAAGATCCTTCTGCCAAGAGAAATGCATTTCTAATGCTCTTTACCTGTGCTGAAGAACGTGCAGTGAATTATCTTCTGAGCAATGTTGACAAGGTTTCAGACTGGAATGAATCACTTCAGATGGTGGTGCTGGAGTTGATTCGAAGTGTGTGTAAGACTAAACCAGCAGAGAAGGGGAAATATATTAAGATTATTATTTCTCTGTTAAGTGCTACTTCTTCTGCAGTTATCTATGAATGTGCTGGGACACTTGTTTCTCTCTCATCTGCCCCTACTGCGATTCGGGCTGCTGCCAACACCTACTgccaacttcttctttctcagaGTGACAACAATGTGAAGCTTATTTTACTCGATCGGTTGTATGAGCTTAAGACATTGCACAGAGATATCATGGTTGAGTTGATAATAGATGTGCTCAGAGCACTCTCAAGCCCAAACCTTGATATCCGCAGGAAGACGCTTGACATTTCCCTTGACTTGATTACCCATCATAATATCAATGAGGTCGTTCAAATGTTGAAGAAAGAAGTTGTGAAGACACAGAGTGGAGAACTTGAGAAGAATGGGGAGTACAGACAAATGCTTATTCAAGCCATCCACGCTTGTGCAGTGAAGTTCCCCGAAGTTGCAAGCACAGTGGTCCACCTTCTGATGGACTTCTTGGGAGATAGCAATGTGGCTTCAGCTCTTGACGTGGTTGTTTTTGTTAGAGAGATAATAGAAACAAATCCCAAGTTAAGAGTTTCAATCATCACAAGGTTATTGGACACGTTCTATCAGATCCGAGCAGGAAAGGTCTGCCCTTGTGCCCTTTGGATAATTGGGGAGTATTGCCTATCACTTTCGGAAGTTGAGAGTGGCATTTCAACTATCACGCAATGCCTTGGCGAATTACcattttactctgtttctgagGAGTCTGAGCCAACTGAGACATCAAAGAAGATTCAGCCTACCTCTTCTGCCATGGTGTCCTCTAGAAAGCCAGTGATTCTTGCTGATGGAACTTATGCTACCCAAAGCGCAGCCTCTGAAACCACATTCTCCTCACCTACAGTTGTTCAAGGATCACTGACTTCTGGAAATTTGAGAGCACTGCTACTAACTGGTGATTTTTTCCTCGGAGCAGTGGTTGCTTGCACGTTGACCAAACTTGTTCTTAGGTTAGAAGAGGTTCAGTCTTCTAAAACTGAAGTAAATAAGACAGTCACACAGGCTTTGTTGATCATGGTTTCTATGTTGCAACTTGGGCAATCTCCTGTTTCTCCACACCCTATTGATAATGATTCGTATGAGAGGATTGTGTTGTGCATAAAATTGCTTTGCCATAGGAATGATGAGATGAAAAAGATATGGTTAGAATCCTGCCGCCAGAGTTTTGTCAAGATGATTTCTGAAAAACAGCTTAGAGAGATGGAGGAACTGAAGGCGAAGACCCAAACAACGCATGCTCAACCTGATGATCTAATTGACTTCTTCCATCTAAAGAGTCGGAAG GGAATGAGTCAACTTGAGTTGGAAGACCAAGTACAAGATGACCTAAAGCGTGCAACTGGAGAATTCACCAAGGACGAGAACGATGCTAACAAACTTAACCGCATTCTTCAACTCACAGGATTCAGTGACCCAGTCTATGCTGAAGCATATGTGACGGTACACCATTATGATATTGCTCTTGAAGTTACAGTAATCAACCGAACCAAGGAAACCCTTCAGAACTTGTGCTTGGAGTTAGCAACCATGGGTGATCTCAAACTTGTTGAGCGTCCTCAGAACTACAGTCTGGCACCTGAAAGAAGCATGCAGATTAAAGCAAACATCAAGGTGTCGTCCACAGAGACGGGAGTCATATTCGGGAACATCGTCTATGAGACATCAAATGTAATGGAGCGAAACGTCGTTGTTCTTAATGACATACACATTGATATCATGGACTATATCTCCCCTGCTGTGTGTTCAGAGGTTGCTTTCAGAACTATGTGGGCAGAGTTCGAATGGGAAAACAAG GTTGCTGTGAACACCACAATACAAAACGAAAGAGAATTCCTCGACCACATTATCAAATCTACAAACATGAAATGTCTCACTGCTCC ATCCGCAATAGAAGGCGAATGTGGATTCCTTGCAGCAAACTTATACGCAAAAAGTGTATTTGGTGAGGATGCTCTTGTGAATGTGAGTATTGAGAAGCAAACGGATGGAGCATTGAGTGGTTACATAAGGATAAGGAGCAAGACGCAAGGGATTGCCCTAAGTCTTGGGGACAAAATCACCCTCAAACAAAAGGGTAGTAGCTGA
- a CDS encoding Coatomer, beta subunit (Coatomer, beta subunit; FUNCTIONS IN: clathrin binding, structural molecule activity, binding; INVOLVED IN: intracellular protein transport, vesicle-mediated transport; LOCATED IN: membrane coat, COPI vesicle coat; EXPRESSED IN: male gametophyte, guard cell; EXPRESSED DURING: M germinated pollen stage; CONTAINS InterPro DOMAIN/s: Coatomer, beta subunit, C-terminal (InterPro:IPR011710), Armadillo-like helical (InterPro:IPR011989), Coatomer, beta subunit (InterPro:IPR016460), Armadillo-type fold (InterPro:IPR016024), Clathrin/coatomer adaptor, adaptin-like, N-terminal (InterPro:IPR002553); BEST Arabidopsis thaliana protein match is: Coatomer, beta subunit (TAIR:AT4G31490.1); Has 2798 Blast hits to 2724 proteins in 309 species: Archae - 0; Bacteria - 0; Metazoa - 1200; Fungi - 640; Plants - 392; Viruses - 0; Other Eukaryotes - 566 (source: NCBI BLink).) translates to MDKSSTMLVHYDKGTPAVANEIKEALEGNDVEAKVDAMKKAIMLLLNGETIPQLFITIIRYVLPSEDHTIQKLLLLYLELIEKTDSKGKVLPEMILICQNLRNNLQHPNEYIRGVTLRFLCRMKETEIVEPLTPSVLQNLEHRHPFVRRNAILAIMSIYKLPQGDQLFVDAPEMIEKVLSTEQDPSAKRNAFLMLFTCAEERAVNYLLSNVDKVSDWNESLQMVVLELIRSVCKTKPAEKGKYIKIIISLLSATSSAVIYECAGTLVSLSSAPTAIRAAANTYCQLLLSQSDNNVKLILLDRLYELKTLHRDIMVELIIDVLRALSSPNLDIRRKTLDISLDLITHHNINEVVQMLKKEVVKTQSGELEKNGEYRQMLIQAIHACAVKFPEVASTVVHLLMDFLGDSNVASALDVVVFVREIIETNPKLRVSIITRLLDTFYQIRAGKVCPCALWIIGEYCLSLSEVESGISTITQCLGELPFYSVSEESEPTETSKKIQPTSSAMVSSRKPVILADGTYATQSAASETTFSSPTVVQGSLTSGNLRALLLTGDFFLGAVVACTLTKLVLRLEEVQSSKTEVNKTVTQALLIMVSMLQLGQSPVSPHPIDNDSYERIVLCIKLLCHRNDEMKKIWLESCRQSFVKMISEKQLREMEELKAKTQTTHAQPDDLIDFFHLKSRKGMSQLELEDQVQDDLKRATGEFTKDENDANKLNRILQLTGFSDPVYAEAYVTVHHYDIALEVTVINRTKETLQNLCLELATMGDLKLVERPQNYSLAPERSMQIKANIKVSSTETGVIFGNIVYETSNVMERNVVVLNDIHIDIMDYISPAVCSEVAFRTMWAEFEWENKVAVNTTIQNEREFLDHIIKSTNMKCLTAPSAIEGECGFLAANLYAKSVFGEDALVNVSIEKQTDGALSGYIRIRSKTQGIALSLGDKITLKQKGSS, encoded by the exons ATGGACAAATCTAGTACCATGCTTGTTCACTATGACAAAGGGACTCCAGCAGTTGCTAATGAGATTAAAGAAGCTCTCGAAGGAAATGATGTTGAAGCTAAAGTTGATGCCATGAAGAAGGCAATTATGCTTTTGCTGAATGGTGAAACCATTCCTCAGCTTTTCATAACCATTATAAGATATGTGCTACCTTCTGAGGACCACACAATCCAAAAGCTTCTGTTGCTGTACCTGGAGCTGATTGAAAAGACTGATTCTAAGGGGAAGGTGTTACctgaaatgattttgatatgCCAGAATCTTCGTAATAACCTTCAGCATCCTAATGAGTACATCCGTGGAGTGACACTGAGGTTTCTCTGCCGGATGAAGGAGACTGAAATTGTGGAGCCTTTAACTCCATCAGTGTTACAAAATCTGGAGCATCGCCATCCATTTGTTCGCAGGAATGCCATTCTGGCCATCATGTCGATATATAAGCTTCCACAAGGCGACCAACTCTTTGTGGATGCGCCTGAAATGATCGAGAAAGTTCTATCAACCGAACAAGATCCTTCTGCCAAGAGAAATGCATTTCTAATGCTCTTTACCTGTGCTGAAGAACGTGCAGTGAATTATCTTCTGAGCAATGTTGACAAGGTTTCAGACTGGAATGAATCACTTCAGATGGTGGTGCTGGAGTTGATTCGAAGTGTGTGTAAGACTAAACCAGCAGAGAAGGGGAAATATATTAAGATTATTATTTCTCTGTTAAGTGCTACTTCTTCTGCAGTTATCTATGAATGTGCTGGGACACTTGTTTCTCTCTCATCTGCCCCTACTGCGATTCGGGCTGCTGCCAACACCTACTgccaacttcttctttctcagaGTGACAACAATGTGAAGCTTATTTTACTCGATCGGTTGTATGAGCTTAAGACATTGCACAGAGATATCATGGTTGAGTTGATAATAGATGTGCTCAGAGCACTCTCAAGCCCAAACCTTGATATCCGCAGGAAGACGCTTGACATTTCCCTTGACTTGATTACCCATCATAATATCAATGAGGTCGTTCAAATGTTGAAGAAAGAAGTTGTGAAGACACAGAGTGGAGAACTTGAGAAGAATGGGGAGTACAGACAAATGCTTATTCAAGCCATCCACGCTTGTGCAGTGAAGTTCCCCGAAGTTGCAAGCACAGTGGTCCACCTTCTGATGGACTTCTTGGGAGATAGCAATGTGGCTTCAGCTCTTGACGTGGTTGTTTTTGTTAGAGAGATAATAGAAACAAATCCCAAGTTAAGAGTTTCAATCATCACAAGGTTATTGGACACGTTCTATCAGATCCGAGCAGGAAAGGTCTGCCCTTGTGCCCTTTGGATAATTGGGGAGTATTGCCTATCACTTTCGGAAGTTGAGAGTGGCATTTCAACTATCACGCAATGCCTTGGCGAATTACcattttactctgtttctgagGAGTCTGAGCCAACTGAGACATCAAAGAAGATTCAGCCTACCTCTTCTGCCATGGTGTCCTCTAGAAAGCCAGTGATTCTTGCTGATGGAACTTATGCTACCCAAAGCGCAGCCTCTGAAACCACATTCTCCTCACCTACAGTTGTTCAAGGATCACTGACTTCTGGAAATTTGAGAGCACTGCTACTAACTGGTGATTTTTTCCTCGGAGCAGTGGTTGCTTGCACGTTGACCAAACTTGTTCTTAGGTTAGAAGAGGTTCAGTCTTCTAAAACTGAAGTAAATAAGACAGTCACACAGGCTTTGTTGATCATGGTTTCTATGTTGCAACTTGGGCAATCTCCTGTTTCTCCACACCCTATTGATAATGATTCGTATGAGAGGATTGTGTTGTGCATAAAATTGCTTTGCCATAGGAATGATGAGATGAAAAAGATATGGTTAGAATCCTGCCGCCAGAGTTTTGTCAAGATGATTTCTGAAAAACAGCTTAGAGAGATGGAGGAACTGAAGGCGAAGACCCAAACAACGCATGCTCAACCTGATGATCTAATTGACTTCTTCCATCTAAAGAGTCGGAAG GGAATGAGTCAACTTGAGTTGGAAGACCAAGTACAAGATGACCTAAAGCGTGCAACTGGAGAATTCACCAAGGACGAGAACGATGCTAACAAACTTAACCGCATTCTTCAACTCACAGGATTCAGTGACCCAGTCTATGCTGAAGCATATGTGACGGTACACCATTATGATATTGCTCTTGAAGTTACAGTAATCAACCGAACCAAGGAAACCCTTCAGAACTTGTGCTTGGAGTTAGCAACCATGGGTGATCTCAAACTTGTTGAGCGTCCTCAGAACTACAGTCTGGCACCTGAAAGAAGCATGCAGATTAAAGCAAACATCAAGGTGTCGTCCACAGAGACGGGAGTCATATTCGGGAACATCGTCTATGAGACATCAAATGTAATGGAGCGAAACGTCGTTGTTCTTAATGACATACACATTGATATCATGGACTATATCTCCCCTGCTGTGTGTTCAGAGGTTGCTTTCAGAACTATGTGGGCAGAGTTCGAATGGGAAAACAAG GTTGCTGTGAACACCACAATACAAAACGAAAGAGAATTCCTCGACCACATTATCAAATCTACAAACATGAAATGTCTCACTGCTCC ATCCGCAATAGAAGGCGAATGTGGATTCCTTGCAGCAAACTTATACGCAAAAAGTGTATTTGGTGAGGATGCTCTTGTGAATGTGAGTATTGAGAAGCAAACGGATGGAGCATTGAGTGGTTACATAAGGATAAGGAGCAAGACGCAAGGGATTGCCCTAAGTCTTGGGGACAAAATCACCCTCAAACAAAAGGGTAGTAGCTGA